A stretch of the Ornithodoros turicata isolate Travis chromosome 4, ASM3712646v1, whole genome shotgun sequence genome encodes the following:
- the LOC135391501 gene encoding sorting nexin-24-like, producing the protein MIRVFVPSFREVDEPNGRSYVVYSVEVNVSGVCHKLERRYRTFHTLHKNVRRLLGNRAPSGFPPKRIRNLSPKLLEQRRAGLERYLQGLLRIPSLSNQVLSFLELPAAQMSPIGSNASIDSDEQEFRPVHQPLLSFLPDPYPDTWSTDTLPDIVTKGVLKGLFGSDYED; encoded by the coding sequence ATGATTCGTGTGTTTGTGCCCAGCTTCCGAGAAGTGGATGAACCCAATGGCCGTAGTTACGTTGTTTATTCTGTAGAGGTGAATGTCTCCGGCGTCTGTCACAAATTGGAACGTCGCTACAGAACTTTTCACACCTTGCACAAGAATGTGAGGCGGTTACTGGGGAACCGAGCACCTTCCGGGTTTCCCCCAAAGCGAATTCGGAATCTTAGCCCAAAGTTACTTGAGCAGCGAAGAGCTGGATTAGAACGTTATCTTCAAGGCCTTCTACGGATCCCGTCTTTGTCAAATCAAGTCCTGTCGTTTTTAGAACTCCCAGCAGCTCAGATGTCACCCATTGGAAGCAACGCCTCAATCGACAGCGATGAACAGGAGTTCAGACCTGTACATCAACCACTGTTGAGCTTTTTGCCCGATCCTTACCCAGATACTTGGAGCACAGACACACTACCAGATATTGTAACCAAAGGAGTTCTGAAGGGACTGTTTGGTTCTGACTACGAGGACTGA